In a genomic window of Bacteroidota bacterium:
- a CDS encoding class I SAM-dependent methyltransferase, with protein sequence MQDIYDPKFVEELFDEMSGSYERMNYITSFGFSARWRRQLVEQAKLQEGQVVADLLTGMGECWKPILKQVGPQGKLIALDFSEGMLRFARAYQQKFPGADIQILQEDLFENSIPNQSVDRVISGFGMKTFSEAQIHSFAKEVYRMLKPGGKLSFMDVSVPNNKLLRWPYFFYLKRVIPVLGWLFIGNPENYRMLGIYSERFGNAEKFARIFREHGLQVEHQAYFYGCASGLVGSKPN encoded by the coding sequence ATGCAAGATATTTATGACCCCAAATTTGTCGAGGAGCTTTTTGACGAAATGAGCGGCTCCTACGAAAGGATGAACTATATCACATCCTTCGGATTCAGTGCGCGCTGGCGAAGGCAATTGGTCGAGCAGGCGAAACTGCAGGAAGGACAGGTTGTCGCCGATTTGCTCACCGGCATGGGCGAATGTTGGAAGCCGATTCTGAAACAAGTCGGTCCTCAGGGGAAGCTCATTGCACTCGATTTTTCTGAAGGGATGCTGCGCTTTGCACGCGCCTACCAACAGAAATTTCCCGGAGCGGATATTCAGATACTTCAAGAAGACCTTTTTGAAAACAGCATCCCCAATCAATCCGTGGACCGCGTGATTTCGGGGTTTGGCATGAAGACATTTTCCGAAGCCCAAATTCATTCCTTCGCCAAAGAAGTCTATCGCATGTTGAAACCGGGCGGGAAATTGAGCTTCATGGATGTCTCAGTGCCGAATAACAAGCTGCTGCGATGGCCGTATTTCTTCTATCTGAAGCGGGTCATTCCGGTCTTGGGATGGTTGTTCATTGGCAATCCGGAAAATTACCGCATGTTGGGCATTTACAGCGAACGGTTTGGCAATGCCGAGAAATTTGCCAGAATTTTCCGGGAACATGGTTTGCAAGTAGAACATCAAGCGTATTTTTATGGCTGTGCCTCGGGATTGGTTGGGAGCAAGCCAAACTGA
- a CDS encoding YdeI/OmpD-associated family protein, whose product MEPTYFATPEDFRNWFLANHLHAKELVVGYYKKGSKIQSIDWPQSVDQALCFGWIDGVRRSVDANRYSIRFTPRRKNSIWSSVNLKRIVELDEMGLLTDAGRKVWEERNPEKCEVYSFEQQSHGLSPQYEAQFQANADAWANFNRMIPSYKKPAMWWVMSAKQVATQEKRLAILIECSEANRKIPSLRRKPEE is encoded by the coding sequence ATGGAACCCACGTATTTCGCAACCCCGGAGGACTTTCGCAATTGGTTTTTGGCCAATCATTTGCATGCAAAGGAACTTGTGGTCGGCTACTACAAAAAAGGCAGCAAGATTCAGAGTATCGATTGGCCACAGTCGGTCGATCAGGCGCTTTGCTTCGGGTGGATCGATGGTGTACGCAGGTCCGTCGACGCCAACCGCTACAGCATTCGCTTCACCCCCAGAAGAAAAAACAGCATCTGGAGTTCGGTAAATCTCAAACGCATCGTCGAATTGGACGAGATGGGATTGTTGACGGACGCCGGGAGGAAGGTTTGGGAGGAACGAAATCCGGAGAAGTGCGAAGTCTATTCATTTGAGCAGCAGAGTCATGGACTGAGTCCGCAGTACGAGGCTCAATTTCAGGCGAATGCAGATGCTTGGGCGAATTTTAACCGGATGATTCCCAGCTACAAAAAGCCTGCGATGTGGTGGGTGATGAGCGCTAAACAAGTGGCGACACAGGAAAAGCGATTGGCCATTTTGATCGAATGTTCAGAAGCCAATCGCAAGATTCCTTCCCTGCGAAGGAAACCGGAAGAGTAG
- a CDS encoding RNA methyltransferase: MPLPLPSYFVERMKQQLGAEFEAFIEALNGTPPTSLRLNPAKAGASFEGTSPIPWAKDGLYLDERPSFFKDPLIYAGAFYVQEASSMLIGAAADFSKDLRILDLCAAPGGKSTLLAANMSAASTLVSNEIVRNRAQILEENLSRWGNPNVLVTCNHPRDFAGIHNAFDLIVIDAPCSGEGMFRKDPKVIGHWSPKMVQECANRQREILEYVMDALAPGGRLIYSTCTYNPTENEAVIQWLLNEVPGMFRIVPLGLPAEWGLTPGTTEGYSPEMRHTYHCYPHKVKGEGFFLACLEKMAPGKQQVAPPANSKKAKKQHAAAREREGLVAATRKQKEYLGSWLDQPENYAFYLLGETAFAIPIEHEDVLTSAAGQLNTIKIGIKLGEFKRDNLVPDHDLAMSECQSKDIPTSDLDLEQALRFLKRTELHQDHPGWIGWGIVRYKGRNLGWIKALQGRINNHFPKEMRIRSDLGLD, from the coding sequence ATGCCCCTACCCCTTCCCTCCTATTTTGTCGAACGCATGAAGCAACAGCTGGGTGCTGAATTTGAGGCCTTTATCGAGGCTTTGAATGGTACGCCCCCCACTTCGTTGCGTCTGAATCCCGCCAAGGCGGGGGCTTCGTTTGAGGGAACAAGTCCGATTCCTTGGGCCAAGGATGGTCTTTATCTCGACGAAAGGCCGTCTTTTTTCAAGGACCCGCTGATCTATGCCGGGGCATTTTATGTGCAGGAGGCGAGTTCGATGCTGATCGGTGCGGCAGCGGATTTTTCCAAGGACCTGCGGATTCTCGACCTCTGTGCCGCGCCCGGCGGGAAAAGTACTTTGCTCGCTGCGAATATGTCAGCCGCTAGCACGCTGGTTTCCAACGAGATCGTGCGCAACCGGGCACAGATTCTCGAGGAAAATCTCAGCCGTTGGGGCAATCCGAATGTTTTGGTCACCTGCAATCATCCGCGGGATTTTGCGGGCATTCACAATGCCTTTGACCTGATCGTGATCGACGCGCCATGTTCGGGCGAAGGCATGTTTCGCAAGGACCCCAAGGTCATCGGCCATTGGTCGCCCAAAATGGTGCAGGAATGCGCCAACCGGCAACGCGAGATTCTTGAATACGTCATGGATGCCCTCGCGCCCGGCGGACGGCTGATTTACAGCACCTGCACATACAATCCGACGGAAAATGAAGCGGTGATTCAGTGGCTGCTCAATGAAGTCCCAGGGATGTTCCGGATCGTGCCTTTGGGGCTTCCTGCCGAATGGGGTCTCACGCCGGGTACCACGGAAGGTTATTCCCCCGAAATGCGTCATACCTACCATTGTTATCCGCACAAGGTCAAAGGCGAAGGGTTTTTCTTGGCCTGTCTGGAGAAAATGGCCCCCGGCAAACAACAAGTTGCTCCACCGGCCAACAGTAAAAAAGCGAAAAAGCAGCATGCCGCCGCACGCGAGCGCGAAGGATTGGTGGCGGCCACCCGCAAACAAAAAGAGTACCTTGGATCATGGCTCGATCAGCCCGAAAACTACGCGTTTTACCTCCTTGGAGAAACCGCTTTTGCGATTCCAATTGAGCACGAAGACGTACTCACGAGCGCCGCAGGCCAACTGAATACCATCAAAATCGGTATCAAACTCGGCGAATTCAAGCGCGACAACCTCGTGCCCGACCACGACCTCGCCATGAGTGAATGCCAAAGCAAGGACATTCCGACATCGGATTTGGACCTTGAGCAAGCCCTTCGCTTCCTGAAACGTACGGAATTGCACCAAGACCATCCCGGCTGGATCGGCTGGGGAATTGTGCGCTACAAAGGTCGCAACTTGGGATGGATCAAGGCCTTACAAGGGCGCATCAACAACCACTTTCCCAAGGAAATGCGCATTCGCTCGGATTTGGGACTGGATTGA
- a CDS encoding Fic family protein, protein MAEQKIHRLWKPITFGDEWRIADTSILDDLSSAWFARRARLRLDSAEFQGFLGKLKREHAIETGVVERLYDIERGVTETLIEKGFIDGLLSHGDSNIPSDQLMRHLNDHLEAMDFVFDLIKEDRPLTVGFIRDLHQLVTRSQESAEGRDSQGNKTKIKLVKGKYKEWENNPTRSDGTIIMYCPPIHVSAEMEQLVNIYHALEEDKIHPLIIAGWVHHAFTTIHPFQDGNGRVVRLLASLILIKHELFPITVLREEAKVKYILALEKADAGQPSDLVSYFAVIQKRQIERALNVAEVGSESLEVVQNLLAKKLFEKRNIVLEDIRQRDEYENILKVRRSQIVKICEKYLLERKASLQELFGQNAEVTFQGNGMDPGYLPNSVWGLGKYAERYQYSLLKNSRTGYLDVSIFAMELNLRYNIRVVLHEYDPEMVVLAIAMYHYEPSSNHAFIIATQPFHSLPPHLVSIQDENIDAKAKNIEAHLENGLTLALAQIYKLIN, encoded by the coding sequence ATGGCGGAACAGAAAATCCATCGACTTTGGAAACCCATCACATTCGGGGATGAATGGCGGATCGCAGATACGTCCATCTTGGACGACCTGTCGAGTGCCTGGTTTGCAAGGCGGGCAAGGCTCAGATTGGATTCCGCTGAATTTCAGGGCTTTTTGGGGAAACTAAAACGTGAACATGCCATTGAAACGGGTGTCGTGGAGCGTTTGTATGACATCGAACGGGGTGTCACCGAGACGTTGATCGAAAAAGGCTTCATTGACGGTCTGCTCAGTCATGGCGATTCAAATATCCCATCGGATCAACTGATGCGGCACTTGAACGATCATTTGGAGGCGATGGATTTTGTTTTTGACCTGATCAAGGAAGACCGCCCTTTGACAGTTGGCTTTATTCGCGACCTCCATCAATTGGTCACACGCAGCCAAGAATCCGCCGAGGGACGTGATTCGCAGGGAAACAAAACCAAAATCAAGCTCGTCAAAGGCAAGTACAAGGAATGGGAAAACAATCCAACCCGCTCCGATGGTACGATCATTATGTATTGTCCTCCGATCCATGTCTCTGCCGAGATGGAGCAGTTGGTGAATATTTATCATGCCTTGGAGGAGGACAAAATTCATCCGCTGATCATTGCAGGGTGGGTTCACCATGCATTCACCACGATTCATCCCTTTCAAGATGGGAACGGACGCGTCGTCAGGCTTTTGGCTTCCTTGATTTTGATCAAACACGAACTGTTTCCGATCACGGTTTTGCGGGAGGAAGCCAAGGTAAAGTACATTCTGGCCTTGGAAAAGGCAGATGCTGGCCAACCGTCGGATTTGGTGAGCTACTTTGCGGTTATCCAGAAACGGCAGATTGAGCGGGCGTTGAATGTGGCCGAGGTGGGATCGGAGTCGTTGGAAGTAGTTCAGAATCTGCTGGCGAAGAAGCTATTCGAGAAGCGAAACATCGTTTTGGAGGATATACGGCAGCGAGATGAGTACGAAAACATTTTAAAGGTTCGAAGAAGCCAAATTGTCAAAATATGCGAGAAATATCTGCTTGAACGGAAGGCCTCATTACAGGAGTTATTCGGTCAAAATGCAGAAGTTACTTTTCAAGGCAACGGGATGGATCCAGGATATCTACCAAACAGCGTTTGGGGTCTGGGAAAGTATGCAGAACGTTATCAGTATTCGTTGCTCAAGAATAGTAGAACAGGGTACTTAGACGTTTCCATTTTCGCAATGGAATTGAATTTACGCTACAACATTAGAGTTGTTCTTCATGAATACGATCCAGAAATGGTGGTCCTGGCGATCGCAATGTATCATTATGAACCTTCAAGCAATCACGCATTTATTATTGCAACGCAACCGTTCCATTCATTACCGCCGCATTTAGTTTCAATCCAAGACGAAAACATTGATGCCAAAGCGAAGAATATTGAAGCCCATCTTGAAAATGGACTGACTCTTGCACTCGCTCAAATTTACAAACTGATCAATTGA